A window from Electrophorus electricus isolate fEleEle1 chromosome 7, fEleEle1.pri, whole genome shotgun sequence encodes these proteins:
- the ankrd16 gene encoding ankyrin repeat domain-containing protein 16 isoform X2, producing the protein MDEENMFKLLIKLTQDGHMCMIRNILEGQSEIKKCINAHLGKSGDTLLHYAARHGHLDILMYFVEKMGMDIELYNNDYKRALHEASSMSHRTCVQYLVDKGAIIDCLKKADWTPLMMACTRRDLEVIQVLLNHGANPTLQNKDGWNSFHIACREGDAAVIQYLLLVRPEVWRTESKTRRTPLHTAAMHGCLEVVEILLKRCAYKPNERDSCGVTPFMDAVRNGQLAVAKLLLERHQDLSIDVNTRATNLELTALHYAAKEGHTNTIKTLLQLGADLHAKDNKGRSALHMACIGQHAAAARTLLQLGLMDAVDFAGTTARQYGKKSDITKLFDSLEEIQP; encoded by the exons ATGGATgaagaaaacatgtttaaacTCTTAATAAAGTTAACCCAAGATGGACATATGTGCATGATTAGAAATATACTAGAGGGACAAAGTGAaattaagaaatgtataaatgcacATTTAGGAAAATCTGGAGATACTCTGTTGCACTATGCGGCGCGACATGGGCATTTAGATATTCTGATGTATTTCGTTGAAAAAATGGGCATGGACATCGAGTTGTACAATAATGATTACAAGAGGGCTTTGCACGAAGCGTCTTCCATGAGCCATCGGACATGCGTTCAATATCTTGTAGACAAGGGAGCAATAATTGACTGTCTAAAGAAAGCAGATTG GACTCCTCTCATGATGGCTTGCACCAGACGGGACCTTGAAGTTATCCAAGTGCTTTTGAATCACGGCGCTAACCCAACTCTTCAGAATAAGGATGGCTGGAACTCGTTCCACATTGCATGCCGAGAGGGGGATGCAGCTGTGATACAGTACCTACTGCTGGTCAGACCTGAGGTGTGGAGAACGGAGAGCAAGACCCGCCGGACACCACTACATACTGCTG CTATGCATGGCTGTCTAGAAGTTGTGGAGATTCTTCTCAAGAG GTGTGCTTATAAACCCaatgagagagacagctgtGGAGTTACTCCATTTATGGATGCTGTGAGAAATGGACAGCTAGCTGTAGCGAAGCTGCTTCTGGAGAGGCACCAA GATCTCAGCATAGACGTGAACACAAGAGCCACAAATCTGGAGCTTACAGCCCTACATTATGCTGCTAAG GAGGGTCATACaaacactataaaaacactGCTGCAGTTGGGTGCTGATCTTCATGCAAAAGATAATAAAGGAAGATCAG CTTTACACATGGCATGCATTGGGCAGCACGCAGCCGCAGCCAGAACTCTACTGCAGCTGGGACTCATGGATGCAGTGGACTTCGCGGGTACAACGGCCAGGCAATATGGCAAAAAATCAGATATAACCAAGTTGTTTGATAGCCTTGAAGAGATACAGCCTTAA
- the ankrd16 gene encoding ankyrin repeat domain-containing protein 16 isoform X1: MDEENMFKLLIKLTQDGHMCMIRNILEGQSEIKKCINAHLGKSGDTLLHYAARHGHLDILMYFVEKMGMDIELYNNDYKRALHEASSMSHRTCVQYLVDKGAIIDCLKKADWTPLMMACTRRDLEVIQVLLNHGANPTLQNKDGWNSFHIACREGDAAVIQYLLLVRPEVWRTESKTRRTPLHTAAMHGCLEVVEILLKRCAYKPNERDSCGVTPFMDAVRNGQLAVAKLLLERHQASPTAVDILGAQPLHQASVTAKDEALCFLVQDLSIDVNTRATNLELTALHYAAKEGHTNTIKTLLQLGADLHAKDNKGRSALHMACIGQHAAAARTLLQLGLMDAVDFAGTTARQYGKKSDITKLFDSLEEIQP; the protein is encoded by the exons ATGGATgaagaaaacatgtttaaacTCTTAATAAAGTTAACCCAAGATGGACATATGTGCATGATTAGAAATATACTAGAGGGACAAAGTGAaattaagaaatgtataaatgcacATTTAGGAAAATCTGGAGATACTCTGTTGCACTATGCGGCGCGACATGGGCATTTAGATATTCTGATGTATTTCGTTGAAAAAATGGGCATGGACATCGAGTTGTACAATAATGATTACAAGAGGGCTTTGCACGAAGCGTCTTCCATGAGCCATCGGACATGCGTTCAATATCTTGTAGACAAGGGAGCAATAATTGACTGTCTAAAGAAAGCAGATTG GACTCCTCTCATGATGGCTTGCACCAGACGGGACCTTGAAGTTATCCAAGTGCTTTTGAATCACGGCGCTAACCCAACTCTTCAGAATAAGGATGGCTGGAACTCGTTCCACATTGCATGCCGAGAGGGGGATGCAGCTGTGATACAGTACCTACTGCTGGTCAGACCTGAGGTGTGGAGAACGGAGAGCAAGACCCGCCGGACACCACTACATACTGCTG CTATGCATGGCTGTCTAGAAGTTGTGGAGATTCTTCTCAAGAG GTGTGCTTATAAACCCaatgagagagacagctgtGGAGTTACTCCATTTATGGATGCTGTGAGAAATGGACAGCTAGCTGTAGCGAAGCTGCTTCTGGAGAGGCACCAA gccTCGCCCACTGCTGTAGATATTCTAGGAGCACAGCCCTTACACCAGGCCTCTGTGACAGCCAAAGATGAGGCTCTGTGTTTCCTTGTACAGGATCTCAGCATAGACGTGAACACAAGAGCCACAAATCTGGAGCTTACAGCCCTACATTATGCTGCTAAG GAGGGTCATACaaacactataaaaacactGCTGCAGTTGGGTGCTGATCTTCATGCAAAAGATAATAAAGGAAGATCAG CTTTACACATGGCATGCATTGGGCAGCACGCAGCCGCAGCCAGAACTCTACTGCAGCTGGGACTCATGGATGCAGTGGACTTCGCGGGTACAACGGCCAGGCAATATGGCAAAAAATCAGATATAACCAAGTTGTTTGATAGCCTTGAAGAGATACAGCCTTAA
- the gdi2 gene encoding rab GDP dissociation inhibitor beta, whose translation MNEEYDVIVLGTGLTECILSGIMSVKGKKVLHMDRNSYYGGDSASITPLDDLYKRFSLPGSPPESMGKPRDWNVDLIPKFLMANGQLVRMLLITQVTRYLDFKVIEGSFVYKKGGIYKVPSTETEALASSLMGLFEKRRFRKFLVFVANFDENDPKTMEGVDPNKTSMREVYKKFDLGQDVIDFTGHAIALYRTDDYLDQPCIETINRVKLYSESLARYGKSPYLYPLYGLGELPQGFARLSAIFGGTYMLNKSVEEIIIENGKVVGVKSEGEIARCKQLICDPSYVMDRAKVVGKVIRAICILSHPIKSTSDANSCQIIIPQNQVNRKHDIYVCMISYAHNVAAQGKYIAIASTTVETNDPEKEIKPALDLLEPIEQKFVSISDLYAPTDLGAESQVFISRSYDATTHFETTCDDIKDIYKRMTGTDFDFAEMERKKNDIFGDGADQ comes from the exons atgaatgaagaataCGACGTTATTGTTTTGGGAACTGGACTCACG GAATGCATCCTGTCGGGGATCATGTCTGTGAAGGGGAAGAAGGTCTTGCATATGGACAGGAACTCCTACTATGGAGGAGACAGCGCCTCCATCACCCCTCTGGATGAT TTGTACAAGCGCTTCAGCCTACCCGGCAGCCCTCCTGAGTCAATGGGGAAGCCCCGTGACTGGAACGTGGATCTCATCCCCAAGTTCCTCATGGCCAATG gtcAGCTGGTGCGTATGCTGCTTATCACACAAGTAACCCGTTACCTGGACTTCAAAGTGATAGAGGGAAGCTTTGTCTACAAGAAAGGTGGCATCTACAAAGTGCCCTCCACCGAGACTGAGGCGCTGGCTTCTA GCCTTATGGGGCTTTTCGAGAAGAGGCGGTTTCGGAAGTTTCTGGTCTTTGTGGCCAACTTTGATGAGAACGACCCCAAGACAATGGAGGGTGTGGACCCCAACAAGACCTCCATGCGTGAGGTTTACAAGAAGTTTGACTTGGGGCAGGATGTCATAGATTTCACAGGCCATGCCATTGCTCTCTACCGCACAGATGA CTATCTGGATCAGCCGTGCATAGAGACGATAAACAGGGTTAAGTTGTACAGTGAGTCCTTGGCTCGATACGGCAAGAGCCCCTACCTTTACCCTCTGTATGGCCTGGGAGAACTCCCCCAGGGTTTCGCCAG GTTAAGTGCCATCTTTGGAGGAACCTATATGCTGAACAAGTCAGTTGAGGAGATCATCATTGAAAATGGCAAAGTGGTGGGCGTAAAATCAGAGGGAGAG ATTGCCCGCTGCAAACAGCTGATCTGCGACCCCAGCTACGTAATGGACCGTGCAAAGGTTGTGGGCAAGGTGATCCGAGCCATCTGCATCTTAAGCCATCCTATCAAGAGCACCTCGGATGCCAACTCCTGCCAAATCATTATACCCCAGAATCAGGTCAACAGGAAGCATG atatctatgtgtgtatgatcTCGTATGCACACAATGTGGCTGCCCAAGGTAAATACATAGCCATTGCTAGCACCACTGTGGAGACTAACGACCCTGAGAAAGAGATCAAACCAGCGCTGGATTTGCTGGAGCCTATTGAACAGAA ATTTGTGAGCATCAGTGATCTCTATGCTCCAACTGACTTAGGAGCTGAGAGTCAG GTTTTCATCTCTCGCTCATATGATGCTACAACCCACTTCGAGACCACCTGTGATGACATCAAAGACATCTACAAGCGCATGACTGGCACAGACTTTGACTTTGCCGAGATGGAGCGCAAGAAAAATGACATCTTTGGTGATGGAGCTGACCAGTAA
- the asb13a.1 gene encoding ankyrin repeat and SOCS box protein 13a.1 — MDIAAARSTTYGDLGFWADRTSVHEAASLGRSLQLKQLIEGGGSVNIVTVDNITPLHDACMQGHPQCVRMLLDAGAQVDVRTIHGSTPLCHACASGSVESVRLLLDHGATVNPSLTALTASPLHEACIRGNPECVKLMISKGALLEAFDIHFGTPLHAACAKAHLDCALLLLNAGARVNAIKFHETALHHAARVGRTELIELLVEFGGDINVSDNLGRRPIDYTTPGSSAHLCLQYFENTPLSLQQLSRIALRTVLGTRALQVVTKLDISRRIIDYLCYT; from the exons ATGGATATAGCTGCTGCCCGATCGACGACTTACGGAGATCTCG GTTTTTGGGCCGACCGGACGTCGGTGCACGAGGCCGCGTCTTTAGGGCGATCCCTGCAGCTCAAGCAGCTGATCGAAGGGGGCGGGTCCGTAAATATAGTAACTGTGGACAACATCACCCCGCTTCACGACGCCTGTATGCAGGGTCATCCGCAGTGTGTTCGCATGCTTCTTGACGCCGGCGCTCAG GTGGATGTACGGACCATTCATGGAAGTACCCCTCTCTGCCATGCTTGTGCGTCAGGGAGTGTGGAGAGCGTAAGACTACTCCTGGACCACGGAGCGACAGTAAAtccctccctcaccgccctcaCTGCCTCCCCACTCCATGAGGCCTGCATACGCG GTAACCCAGAATGTGTGAAGTTGATGATATCAAAGGGAGCACTGCTGGAGGCCTTCGATATTCACTTTGGGACGCCGTTGCACGCTGCCTGCGCTAAAGCACATCTGGATTGcgctctgctgctgctgaacGCAG gtGCCAGGGTGAATGCCATAAAGTTCCATGAGACCGCTCTCCACCATGCCGCGAGAGTGGGGCGGACAGAGCTGATCGAGCTTCTGGTGGAGTTTGGGGGAGATATTAATGTTTCAGATAACCTTGGACGCAGACCCATAGATTACACCACCCCAGGGTCCTCGGCTCACCTCTGCCTACAGTACTTTGAGA ATACTCCGCTGTCTCTGCAGCAGCTGAGCCGTATAGCACTCAGGACTGTACTCGGCACCAGAGCACTGCAGGTTGTGACCAAACTGGACATTTCACGACGCATAATCGATTACCTCTGTTATACGTGA
- the asb13a.2 gene encoding ankyrin repeat and SOCS box protein 13 — translation MCFRISFSSNMDVKTARPYFFGDIGFWSERTEVHKAAYCGQAFELQNLIQSGASVNIVAVDSITPLHEAAIRGQKECVRLLLDAGAQVDARNVDGSTPLCEACSAGSLDCVRLLLEYGAKVNPALTSRTTSPLHEACMGGNAECVKLVLAKGASLEAYDLYNGTPLHVACANQQLECVRVLLNAGAKVNAARLHETALHHAAKASNAEMIELLVEFGANVYAKDKHEKRPGDYTQPTSSSALLLQLYESDPLSLQQLSRIALRTVLGTRALQVVTKLDLPGRIIRYLCYQ, via the exons ATGTGTTTTAGAATCTCTTTCTCGTCAAATATGGATGTCAAAACAGCAAGGCCCTATTTCTTCGGCGATATCG GATTCTGGTCTGAGAGGACAGAGGTACACAAAGCTGCTTATTGTGGACAGGCGTTTGAGCTACAAAATCTAATCCAAAGTGGGGCTTCAGTAAATATAGTTGCTGTAGACTCCATCACACCTCTCCATGAAGCTGCTATCAGGGgacagaaagagtgtgtgaggttgCTATTGGATGCTGGAGCACAG GTTGATGCGAGGAACGTGGATGGTAGCACTCCCCTGTGCGAGGCATGCTCTGCTGGGAGCTTGGATTGTGTGCGGCTGCTGCTGGAGTATGGTGCAAAAGTCAATCCTGCTCTCACCTCCCGCACCACCTCCCCACTACATGAGGCCTGCATGGGAG GTAATGCTGAGTGTGTTAAATTAGTGTTAGCAAAAGGAGCTAGCCTAGAAGCCTATGACCTGTACAATGGGACTCCACTACATGTAGCGTGCGCTAACCAACAGCTGGAGTGTGTCAGGGTACTGCTCAATGCAG GAGCTAAAGTGAATGCGGCCCGGCTGCACGAGACAGCCTTGCACCATGCAGCCAAGGCCAGCAACGCAGAAATGATCGAGCTGTTGGTGGAGTTCGGGGCGAACGTGTACGCCAAAGACAAACACGAGAAGAGACCGGGCGACTACACCCAACCTACCTCATCCTCCGCGCTCCTCCTGCAGCTTTACGAGA GTGATCCTCTGTCTCTGCAGCAGCTGAGCCGTATAGCACTCAGGACTGTACTCGGCACCAGAGCTCTGCAGGTTGTGACCAAACTGGATCTCCCAGGCCGCATCATTCGCTACCTCTGCTACCAGTGA